The sequence atatatatattatatatatatatatatatatatatatatatatatatatatatatatatatatacacagtatatatatatatatatatatatatatatatatatatatacagtatatatatatatatatatatatatatatatatatatatatatatatatatatatatatatatatacagtatatatatatatatatatatatatatatatacacagtatatatatatatatatatatatatatatatatatatacagtatatatatatatatatatatatatatatatatatatatatatatatatatatatatatatatatatatatatatatatatatatatatatatatatatatatatatacatatatatatacagtatatatatatatatatatatatatatatacagtatatatatatatatatatatatatatatatatatatatatatatacagtatatatatatatatatatatatatatatatatatatatatatatatacagtatatatatatatatatatatatatatatatatatatatatatatatatatatatatatatatatatatatatatatatatatatacagtatatatatatatatatatatatatatatatatatatatatatatatacagtatatatatatatatatatatatatacatatgtatatatatatatatatatataatatatatatatatatatatatatatatatatatatatgtgtgtgtgtatatatatatgtatatatatatatatatatatatatatatatatatatatatatatatatatgtgtgtatatatatatgtatatatatatatatatatatatatatatatatgatgtatatatatatatatatatatatatatatgtatatatatatatatatatatatatatatatatatatatatatatatatatatatatatatgtatatgtatatatatatatatatatatatatatatatatatatatatatatatatatatatatatatatatatatgtatatgtatatatatatatatatatatatatatatatataatatatatatatatatatatatatatatatatatatatagtatatatatatatatattatatatatatatacagtatatatatatatatatatatatatatatatatatatatacagtatatatatatatatatatatatatatatatatatatatatatatatatatatatatatatatatatatatatatatatatatatatactatatatatatatatatatatatatatatatatatatatatatatatattatatatatatatatatatatattgtatatatatatatgtatatatatatatatatatatatatatatagtatatatatatatatatatatgtatatatatattatatatatatatatatatagtgtatatatatatatatgtatatatatatgtataatatatgtatatatatatatatatatatatatatatatatatatatatatatatatatatgtatatatatatatatatatatatatatatattatatatatatatatatatatatatatatatatatatatatatatatatatatgatatatatatatatatatatatatatatatatattatatatatgtatatacatatatatatatatatatatatatatatatatatatttatatatatatgtatatacatatatatatatatatatatatatatatatatatatatatatatatatttatatatatatgtatatacatatatatatatatatatataaatatatttatatatatatatgtatatatttatatatatatatatatatatatatatatatatatatatatatatatatatatatatatatttatatatatatgtatatatatatatatatatatatatatatatatatatataatatatttatatatatatatgtatatatttatatatatatatatatatatatatatatataaatatatttatatatatatgtatatatatatatatatatatatatataaatatatttatatatatatatatatatataaatatatttatatatatatatatatatatatatatatatatatatatatatatatatatatatatatatatatatatatatatatatatatatatatatatatatatatatatatatatatatatatatatatatatatatatatatatatatatatatatatatatatatatatatatatatatatgtgtgtgtgtgtgtgtgtgtgtgtgtatatatatatatttatagtcctgaaaactggtgagtaaggagtttagttctttgctttcatttgtagacAAGTGTGATAAAAAGTagtcaagcttacccattatctcagagttagttaaatcactaaaagatatcagttctggttcttcatcagggtcttcattagtagtagcaacaggatagtcgtctttagacctaagagttgaggtagtcaccaatgttactcgaggtggtccactatttactctactttggtaccgcttcaacaatttcacatgaactaattgtgtgtccttcctcctatctggggtactaattacatagtttaccttagaaagacgatctaggactgtatatgggccggcaaacttctctctcaatggagctcctggaattggatggtataaaagtacctggtcacctttctggaactcccttaacctggctttcttgttcccctgtCGCCGCATTACTTATTGcgaggaaaggaggttagaacataccaaatcatttatctgatgaaacttacttttaaggtctttaatatattgcaacgtgttagtagtctcctctggtttctgatgcaaaatattttctttcaccatacccaatacagttcgtgATCGACGACCGaacaatgcctcaaagggagatatccctgtggaatcatgtggagtgcatcgaaaaacatacattaggagatcgaggtcctcatcccaatgatAAGCTGTACTTACGCAAAATgttcttcaaggtttgatggaacctttccagggcaccatttgtctgCGGATGATACatagaggagttaacattatgaatattcaatgtatgcatagtttGTTTGAAGACATAGCTTGTAAAActagttccctggtcacattgtaactcataaggaaatcctaaaacagtgaaaaccttcctaaggttaagtaatatagtctttgcatttatgtttttgattgcaaatgccaaagggtaccttgaagtgggacacatagcagtcagtatgtattcattccctctcttagtctttggtaagggaccaacgcaatctatgatgagtttgtaaaaaggagttttgggtactagtacgttctggagtggtgctggtgggattctctggttaggttgacctgtaacctgacaatggtgacatgaagcaacatagctcttaatatctttaccaaggcctggccaataatagtcttcacttactcttttgtaagtcttgttgacccctaagtgggattctgcagaatgagcgaggtctaacaaggaaagtcttagaggttgaggaatgactatttggtggcaatccctccaagtatggttagaattaatctgtggcgaactgaaatgcctgcagagaatacctttattcacataaaaatattgcaattttggattttcatctggaattctcacctttttccaaagttcactaaggctggggtcctctttctgtagctcTGTAAATTCTTTCTTACCTACGTTCACCAAGTCCaaggcctccatagttcttccagtagttttactctcacttttcaaaggtcctgccctggaagtattcctagtcacaacctgagttatagctggtggagattctatggacttactttcttcttggtttacgaattcaggatctgaaataataaaattagttttcacctgtgaccctgctagatcattacccaagatcagcttcactggagaacacggcaaggcttgctttaacacagctactttagcctttcctgtaaagtaaggactaacaatttccacttcagcaagaggcagagtcctggaagaggttaaatctgaaatggttacaaactccttagtataagttaaattcttcgaacctaagtctgccaatatagactgagaggaaccagagtctctgaggcacttcagtgaagtaccatttacagtaacatcacaaataaatccttcaaacggctgcaacccttccataggagtagtcacatggcatgtgctccttgactgggcatttttaccttcttttgcttttgaagttttgcactggggaagtggacaattttcaatagtgtggccctctttcttgcagtaagtacaggatacctggggagatttggaaaaggaaggagatgatttgttagtttgacccttttgtgatttatggattaagtgttaatcatcggcgagactagctgccttctttaccagtgtttcacctttaaaatgaatgaaggttgagatatgagtaggcactttcctcaaaaattcttctagaagaatcaaattcttaaatgattcgaagttatcaacacctgctctttctaaccacttattcaactgcctatttttgacactacaaaattctacaagagtttggttgaaagttttaacagaatttctaaaattttttctgtacccttctatggtaatggagtacgcatccaagatagttttctttaacactgtatagtaattttcacttaccagttgtggatcaacaaatgcagctttacccttcactttgttcctgatgagcaaagaccagaattctacaggccattttaaggtttttgcgatttgttcaaagttctggaagaaaacctcaGGATCTTTCTCAtcgaaatcaggtacaagcttacttgctttaaaaacttcaaacgtagcagggagtgtggcttcctttctcTTACCTGaagaaagctcctggagttttATCCGGTGTCTTATCtctgcttctcgttccttctctcctgcttctgctctcttctcttctagatagagctcccgttcggtcgtttccttcttttccttctctcttgcttctcgttccttctctctcgcttctcgttccttctctctcgcttctcgttccttctccctcgcttctcgttccttctctcttgcttctgctctcttctcttctagatagagctcccgtttggtcgtttccttctttaccttctctaactgcaattgaagccttattttctctacttctgtatctactggaacaggcagaagtactcctgctgcaattctgagtgcttgtacttcttcatcatctgcaataatctcttggttgattaaataatctaaaatgttactcagtaatctagccttaacataagcaggatcaaccacaatgttacattttgctgctaggtcacgtagatcctgtttagtagcatacctgagcgtagataattcctctttggggtttccagcaaagctctctagattaaaaggcatttttgaacaaggtttaattactcactacacaacacttatgtaaatacaacaaatcctacctacctaacaatgaatggctgactaaacacgaacacattaactctgttaatcattctgaacagtattcatatttataaaataaagttaacagtAGCTTCACGTACATTGTTCCTAACGTAAACAAATgtaacaagttatatttactaccgagaacctataatgataaatttaggtaactgcagcccaacgctattactgAACTTATAATAAAACGCTAACAGACAGCGAGAGGagtatttaaatacgaataacaactgctagttacagaatggtaattacctaaagatttacgcagcaacctgactaaaccacatgtctaattttgtggagttaaactagcgcaattcagtaattacagaaagtctggaatcacggagtgtttgaggtacactaaaagtgcgagaatgaactaatacttccgcaatgagaagactttaaaaggagtacagtggattttgccaatccgaaaggtcgggagctaatcaatgatgtgcaaggtaacgtaagattaacgtaacttatcacttttatatgatagcgagggtgacctttattatggaaaatattaatgaggcgggcataagaggcgatacacacagatccctgtcaattaacacttgttatcgacttatccttcaaaaatactttaccttggtttaaggagagatgaggtgtattcttgcctggaactactgtcaaacacagtttaatgaaagcgaagaacagcgtagcgtggcactaactgtacaaatTAATGAAACACAATATCAGGGCATATCGTTCACCAacagttcttaaaaattcaccaaaaacatttcaacagtttatagtcgcacaacagatttggaatcccggacaggcccccaaattatgacatgcctaacctgaatgtcctcgtattcagtggtaaataatttagcttaaagatggccttagctaacactcagtaggaagcataataaaaataatattccaccaaaataaaatccaaactgtgcgaaaccatggtcgggtgaacgaaactcagcaatctcttataattgttaattactaattatacaaattaacatgaattacttagcacttatacatgaacgaaatagtttcaacaaaacacttcactataataattaaacatatggcgaatagttcaataattcaacataattcaacatatctaaataacaaaatactctTGGTAATatgagaaagagccacgaacactgtcttcagaacaggaagaatacacctaacttaacaagaaatttgaagtaccaaagtaaacagAATGAaaaacataaaggaggaataatgggaaaagaaactttgctctggacaaggaaggatgaaaagtgaagaaagcaatcaacagagggcgtacatatagaaaataagaaaatactaaaaacagtttacaatattcaatatgtacaaaagTGGAGTGgaaacttgacaatatatatatatatatatatatatatatatatatatatatatatatatatatatatatatatatatatatatatatatatgtatatgtatatatatatatatatatatatatatatatatatatatatatgtgtatatatatttgtatatatatatatatatatatatatatatatatatatatatatatatatatatatatatatatatatatatatatatatatatatatatatatatatatatatatgtgtatatatatatatatatgtatatatatatatatatatatatatatatatatatatatatatatatatatatatatatgtatatatatatatatgtatatatgtataaatatatatatatatatatatatatatatatatatatatattactatttatatatatatatatatatatatatatatatatatatatatatatatatatatatatatatgtatatatatatatatatatatatatatatatatatatatatatatatatatatatatatatatatatatataaaacaattgaaGGTCACTAAATGTTTACTCCTCTGAAGTGAACATCCTTTGTCCACTGCTGAATAACATCTTGGAGATAGAAATCTGTAGAACTGGTTACCTCATTAGAGAAAACAAGTACAAAGGTTTTCCTAAATCTCTGTTCGAATCTCATCGTTCATAAGACactttataattctttttatctaaatatcattTTCTGTTTACAGAAGTTGAAGTGATGGATGATTGAATGTAGTGGTCTACCACATATTCTCAGCATCACCGATCACAAAGTGTCAGTGTAGAGAAATCTACCACATCTCCTCTGCGTTTACTGTGAATGTTTGTCTTTGGTATAGACGTTTTCTATCTACAAAATGGGGTCCTGCTACAGCAGACACCGACAGAACACACAGCATATAACTCAACAATCGTAAGTAGCCAATTTTTCTCTTTCATCAATTTCCCTATAATTTATAGGATCCATAGTTGACCTTTTAAATCactggtaagatatatatatatatatatatatatatatatatatatatatatatatatatatatatatatatatatatatatatatatatatgtatatatatatatatatatatatatatatatatatatatatgtatatatatatatgtatatatatatatatatatatatatatatatatata comes from Palaemon carinicauda isolate YSFRI2023 chromosome 3, ASM3689809v2, whole genome shotgun sequence and encodes:
- the LOC137630841 gene encoding uncharacterized protein, which gives rise to MEGLQPFEGFICDVTVNGTSLKCLRDSGSSQSILADLGSKNLTYTKEFVTISDLTSSRTLPLAEVEIVSPYFTGKAKVAVLKQALPCSPVKLILGNDLAGSQVKTNFIISDPEFVNQEESKSIESPPAITQVVTRNTSRAGPLKSESKTTGRTMEALDLVNVGKKEFTELQKEDPSLSELWKKVRIPDENPKLQYFYVNKGILCRHFSSPQINSNHTWRDCHQIVIPQPLRLSLLDLAHSAESHLGVNKTYKRVSEDYYWPGLGKDIKSYVASCHHCQVTGQPNQRIPPAPLQNVLVPKTPFYKLIIDCVGPLPKTKRGNEYILTAMCPTSRYPLAFAIKNINAKTILLNLRKVFTVLGFPYELQCDQGTSFTSYVFKQTMHTLNIHNVNSSMYHPQTNGALERFHQTLKNILRKYSLSLG